A stretch of DNA from Fibrobacter sp. UWB11:
GGGCTGCAAGCTGGACAAAGCAATATTCGCGCTTGTAGCGCTTGGAAACAAGGTCCAAAATAAGCTTCTGCGCCTCGCCGAATGTCTTTCCGCCCACATTGACGGCACCACATTCTTCGATAGCCACGCTTCCATCCGGGTATATCTGGATAGAAAGATACTTGTCCTCGAGCATCAGGTCCAGAAAGTCGCCAGGACCAAGCACATAGCTAGAGTCCACCGCCATTTCGGCGTACATCGGAGTCAGGGATGCTGCACCACGTGTAGATGAACCTTCACCAAGAACGAGACTTCTTGCAGACGCAGAATTTCCGAACATGGAATCAGAAGCGAATGCACACACACACGCCAAAAACAGATAGACAAAAAAAGAACGCATAGGTAGTATAATAATACAAAAAAAAAGGGCACTCAGCATTAACCGAGTCCCTTTTTAAAAGCGGTTGACCGTTTTTGATCTTAGTTAGCGGACTTGCCTTCGCCTTCGACCATGTCAACAGCAGCGTCAGCCTTAGCAGCCGGAGCAGCCTTCTTGGCCTTTGCAACGATTTCGTCTTCGACGAGACCGATCAAAGCCATTTCAGCAGCGTCACCAGCGCGGTTCGGGCCGAGCTTCAGCACGCGAGTGTAACCACCGTTGCGGTTAGCATAACGCGGACCGATCGTGTTGAACAAATCCTGGAGAACCTTCGGGTCCATAATGAAGCGAGCAGCTTCACGACGTGCAGAAAGGTCACCCTTCTTTGCGTAGGTAATCATGCGTTCGACAGCACCACGGACAAGCTTAGCCTTGTGGAGAGTGGTACGCACATAGCGCTTGTTCTGATCCGATTCCATGCCCTTACCGATGATGGAAGTAGTGAGGGCGCGGAGGATGGCACGCTTGTGTTGGGCGTTAACACCCAGTTTCTTGTTTTTTACACCGTGTCTCATGTTTAATCCTTCAAGTAATCATCGACGTCCATGCCAAACGAAAGGCCCATCGACGTCAACACCTCGTTAAGTTCAACCAAGGACTTCCTACCGAAGTTCTTGTATTTGAGCATATCGTTTTCCTTGTTGCGAACAAGCTCGCCAATAGTATGGATATTTGCCATACGGAGGCAGTTGCTGGAGCGAACGGAAAGTTCCAGATCGTCCACGCGCATACGGAGGAGGTTAGCGATACGCTGACGTTCTTCATCCATTTCGAGTTCTTCAGGAGATTCGAGATCGCCTTCGAAGTTGATGAAGATTTCCAAGTGATCCACAAGAAGCTTTGCAGCATATGCAAGAGCGTCTTCCGGGTCAATGGAACCGTCTGTTGTAATTTCAAGTTCCAGACGGTTGTAGTCCGTCTTCTGACCAACGCGGGTATCGCTGATGTGCATTGCGACTTTCTGAACCGGGTTGAAGTTCGCATCCATGGCGATAACGCCAATCGGAGCGTCCTTATCCTTGAGTTCGTCGGCAACAACATAACCACGACCGCAGGAGATCTTCACGTCCATCGACAACGAAGCGTTACCGTTCAATGTCGCAATGTGAACATCCGGAGTCAGGATAGTGACATTTGG
This window harbors:
- the rplQ gene encoding 50S ribosomal protein L17; the encoded protein is MRHGVKNKKLGVNAQHKRAILRALTTSIIGKGMESDQNKRYVRTTLHKAKLVRGAVERMITYAKKGDLSARREAARFIMDPKVLQDLFNTIGPRYANRNGGYTRVLKLGPNRAGDAAEMALIGLVEDEIVAKAKKAAPAAKADAAVDMVEGEGKSAN
- a CDS encoding DNA-directed RNA polymerase subunit alpha; amino-acid sequence: MMWKSLQMPRSFQKVETGEDGRYAKFVVEALERGWGITLGNALRRVLLSSLQGAAIVSVKIEGVDKEFSTIPGVKEDVTDIILNLKSIRVKLLSDHDETLHLDMSGDGEVTAKDFMDNPNVTILTPDVHIATLNGNASLSMDVKISCGRGYVVADELKDKDAPIGVIAMDANFNPVQKVAMHISDTRVGQKTDYNRLELEITTDGSIDPEDALAYAAKLLVDHLEIFINFEGDLESPEELEMDEERQRIANLLRMRVDDLELSVRSSNCLRMANIHTIGELVRNKENDMLKYKNFGRKSLVELNEVLTSMGLSFGMDVDDYLKD